Proteins from a genomic interval of Quercus lobata isolate SW786 chromosome 11, ValleyOak3.0 Primary Assembly, whole genome shotgun sequence:
- the LOC115967105 gene encoding uncharacterized protein LOC115967105, protein MSKALNQVSRSPFTRKIEGGQSLDVQGVPLQSGTRGNEMVRWIRGYDVKRVIVDQGSGAEIIYLDLYKGLNLGPGDLTTYDSPFVSFDGKVLISRGQIRLPVQASSEVVEVDFIVVDDYSPYTTIVARPWLHALGTQLRAPVLLVNGLAEEAKCEDLKTVVVGDDLEKFFQIGAQLPPLEKEELIEFLRKNVDMFAWSAYEAPRVDLSFICHHLNVNPSVTPKKQPPRCSSKDHFNAIRDEVKRLKQAGAIKEVF, encoded by the exons ATGAGCAAGGCATTGAACCAAGTTTCCAGATCACCTTTCACGCGCAAGATTGAAGGG GGACAaagccttgatgtgcaaggtgttccccTTCAATCTGGAACTCGTGGCAATGAGATGGTTCGATG GATTAGGGgatatgatgtgaagagggtgATAGTGGACCAAGGCAGTGGTGCTGAGATTATATACCTcgacctatacaaggggctgaacttggGACCCGGGGACTTAACTACCTACGACTCACCCTTTGtgagttttgatgggaaggtTCTCATTTCGAGGGGCCAGATTAGACTACCGGTGCAGGCCAGTTCAgaagtggtggaggtggacttcatcgTAGTGGATGATTATTCCCCCTACACGACCATTGTGGCGAGGCCTTGGCTTCATGCACTGGGGACC CAATTAAGAGCTCCGGTGTTGCTTGTCAATGGATTGGCCGAGGAGGCGAAATGTGAAGACTTGAAAACGGTCGTCGTTGGTGATGATTTGGAGAAATTCTTTCAGATTGGGGCTCAGCTGCCTCCTCTAGAGAAGGAAGAGCTGATAGAGTTTCTTAGGAAAAATGTTGATATGTTCGCATGGAGCGCTTACGAAGCCCCGAGGGTGGATCTGAGCTTCATCTGCCACCATCTAAATGTTAATCCATCTGTCACtcccaagaagcaaccacctcgATGCTCATCCAAGGATCACTTTAACGCCATCAGAGATGAAGTGAAAAGGCTCAAgcaggcaggggctatcaaggaggttTTTTAG
- the LOC115967107 gene encoding probable (S)-N-methylcoclaurine 3'-hydroxylase isozyme 2 gives MDQKAIVREIDYLFFFSLLLLLATLSYLYYYKHKLSKNPPLPPGPFAWPIVGNIFQMGRDLHSILANLARTHGPLMSLRLGTQLNIIASSPAAASEILKTHDRILSGRYVTHASPIINPKLNFSIGGAPECNDHWRSLRTICKADLFSAKVLESQKHIREKKVRELVSFLGSKEGKGMGKELRKFIDEMAELMITPDLSNLYPILGALDFQGIQKKRDKLIENFIAIWEDIIKKRQKQESAILVHGDVLDTLIKDGHTNDQINQLIMELLMAGTVSTSIVIEWAMAELMKNQNAMDKLHDELERGIGTDIVKESHLAHLPYLEACVKETLRLHPPGPLLLPHRALQTCQVMGYTVPKNSQVLVNVWAIGRDPMIWNDPLSFKPERFLDSCLDIKGNNFDYMPFGAGRKICPGQPLAIKQVPFILALLLHSFDWFLPGNMNSTELDMNDHFSLTLRKKQPLQLIPKGRK, from the exons ATGGATCAAAAGGCAATAGTGAGGGAGATTGACTACCTGTTTTTCTTCAGTCTCCTTCTCCTTCTAGCAACTCTCTCTTATCTTTATTATTACAAGCACAAACTGTCTAAAAATCCACCACTCCCACCAGGTCCATTTGCATGGCCTATTGTTGGAAACATTTTCCAAATGGGAAGGGATCTCCATTCCATACTTGCCAACTTAGCTAGAACCCATGGTCCACTCATGTCTCTACGGCTTGGCACCCAACTTAACATCATTGCATCATCACCAGCCGCAGCAAGCGAAATTCTTAAGACCCATGACCGAATATTGTCAGGCCGCTATGTTACACATGCCTCTCCAATCATAAACCCAAAACTCAACTTCTCAATTGGAGGTGCCCCTGAGTGCAACGATCATTGGAGGTCCTTAAGGACTATCTGTAAAGCTGACCTTTTTTCAGCCAAAGTATTGGAATCTCAAAAACACATAAGAGAGAAGAAGGTGAGGGAGTTGGTGAGTTTTCTGGGTTCTAAGGAAG GTAAAGGAATGGGCAAAGAGTTAAGGAAATTTATAGATGAAATGGCAGAGTTGATGATTACTCCTGATTTATCAAATTTGTATCCTATATTGGGTGCATTGGATTTTCAAGGTATACAAAAGAAacgtgataaattaattgaaaattttattgccATTTGGGaggatattataaaaaaaagacaaaagcaaGAGAGTGCTATTTTAGTTCATGGAGATGTTTTGGATACTTTGATTAAAGATGGGCACACAAATGATCAGATCAATCAATTGATTATg GAGCTACTTATGGCTGGTACGGTCTCAACTAGCATTGTAATTGAATGGGCAATGGCAGAACtgatgaaaaatcaaaatgccaTGGATAAACTCCATGATGAACTTGAACGTGGAATTGGTACAGACATCGTGAAAGAATCTCATTTAGCCCATCTTCCTTACCTAGAAGCTTGTGTCAAAGAGACGCTTAGATTGCACCCTCCAGGACCACTACTCCTTCCTCACCGTGCCTTGCAAACATGCCAAGTGATGGGCTATACAGTGCCTAAAAACTCTCAAGTTTTGGTTAACGTATGGGCAATTGGTCGAGATCCTATGATTTGGAATGATCCATTGAGCTTCAAACCTGAGCGGTTTCTTGACTCATGCTTGGATATTAAGGGAAATAATTTTGACTATATGCCTTTTGGAGCAGGAAGGAAAATTTGCCCCGGACAACCTTTGGCTATTAAGCAAGTTCCATTTATTTTGGCATTACTGCTTCACTCATTTGATTGGTTTCTTCCAGGCAATATGAATTCAACTGAGCTAGACATGAATGATCATTTCTCCCTAACATTGCGGAAGAAGCAACCCCTACAACTTATTCCTAAAGGAAGAAAATAG
- the LOC115967108 gene encoding uncharacterized protein LOC115967108 — protein MCRAFPTTLKGPARVWFSRLTPNSINTFKELSAQFTSYFIGRHRYKRSTACLMSIKQREDETLRAYITRFNKEALSIDEADDKILVAAFTSGLRKGKFLFSLYKNDPKTMADVLYRATKYMNAEDALLAREEKPKKRERQEDMRQDRGRKVARTGDQRDERRFRPPTGRFTNFTPFTAPIGQVLMQIKDEGALTFPGKLKGDPNKRPRDKYCRFHRDHGHDTANCYDLKQ, from the coding sequence ATGTGCAGGGCGTTCCCGACCACACTGAAGGGACCTGCGAGGGTCTGGTTCAGCAGACTGACACCAAACTCAATCAATACTTTCAAGGAGTTGAGCGCCCAGTTCACCTCCTACTTCATTGGCAGACATCGGTACAAGAGGTCCACCGCGTGCTTGATGAGCATAAAGCAGCGAGAAGACGAGACGTTGCGAGCCTACATAACCCGTTTCAACAAAGAAGCCCTTTCGATCGATGAAGCGGATGATAAGATACTGGTAGCCGCGTTTACAAGCGGGCTGCGGAAGGGGAAGTTCTTGTTTTCCTTGTACAAGAACGACCCGAAGACCATGGCGGATGTACTCTACAGGGCTACCAAGTATATGAATGCGGAAGACGCACTGTTGGCCCGCGAAGAGAAACCTAAGAAGAGGGAGAGACAGGAGGATATGCGGCAAGATAGGGGGCGAAAGGTCGCTAGAACCGGGGATCAGCGTGATGAAAGGCGTTTCAGACCCCCCACGGGAAGATTCACCAATTTCACACCATTTACCGCCCCAATCGGCCAAGTACtgatgcaaatcaaagatgaaggaGCACTGACATTCCCAGGGAAGTTGAAAGGAGATCCCAACAAAAGACCAAGGGACAAGTATTGTCGCTTTCACCGGGATCACGGGCATGACACTGCCAACTGCTATGACTTGAAGCAGTAG